The Streptomyces sp. V3I7 genome segment GGTGACGGGGTGGCCGGCGAGGTTGACCCAGTAGCAGCAGTGCCTGAGGTCGAGCCGGTCGTGGCTGGCGCGCAGCCAGTCGTCCTGGGAGCGCGGTACGAGCATGACGACGAGGATCTTGTGCACCGAGACGGGGGTGCGGGCGAGCTTGCGCAGGTGGTCGTTGTCGAGCGTGAAGGAGAAGAAGCGGCCGGGGGGCCTGGGGGCGATCTGGTAGGTGCACTTGAGCTGCACCTTGATGGTGACCTCGTCGTCGACGGTGTGTCCGGGTGCGCTGTGGCTGACGTGCCAGTCGATGCCGTTGTCCGGGAACGGCTGGGACAGGGAGCAGCCCGCGGCGGCGGCGACCGCGTGCAGATAGCCGACCTGCAGTGTCTCCATGCAGGCGGTGGTGGCGAGGGTGCCGCGGTGGGGGCCCGGACGTTCGGGCAGCAGCCCGCCCCGCTCGGGCTGCGCTGTCGCCATGACCAAACAGCCTTCCAAGCCAGGGGATTTCCATGTCGGGCCCGCTGAACTGCAAAGACCCGCACTCCTGTTGTCTCCTTCCGGCGTACGGCGCAAACGGCCCGGGTATCACCAAACAGGCAGAAGACGGAACGTCATCTGCCGTGGGTGAGCGAGGAGTTGGGTAGGCATGACGAGCTGGTACGAGGGGCCACTGGCCGCCTTCGACACGGAGACCACGGGCGTGGACGTGGAGACCGACCGGATCGTGTCGGCTGCCGTCGTCGTCCAGGACGCCCCGGACACGCGCCCGCGCGTGACCCGCTGGCTGGTGAACCCGGGTGTGCCGGTGCCGGAGGCGGCGACGGCCGTGCACGGGCTGACCGAGGAGCATCTTCAGCGTCTGGGCCGCTGGCCGGCGCCGGTGATGTACGAGATAGCCGAGGAGCTGGCCGAGCAGGCGGCGATGCGCCGTCCGCTCGTGGTGATGAACGCGCCGTTCGATCTGACGCTGCTGGACCGGGAGTTGCGCCGGCACCGGGCCTCGCCGCTG includes the following:
- a CDS encoding 3'-5' exonuclease — encoded protein: MTSWYEGPLAAFDTETTGVDVETDRIVSAAVVVQDAPDTRPRVTRWLVNPGVPVPEAATAVHGLTEEHLQRLGRWPAPVMYEIAEELAEQAAMRRPLVVMNAPFDLTLLDRELRRHRASPLGRWLEASPLLVLDPRVLDKHLDRYRKGSRTLTALCAHYGVTLDSAHDAASDAQAALDVVRALGRRFATRLERLSPAELHSLQTTWHAAQARGLEAWFARSGSAEAVDPAWPLRPGMPAAA
- a CDS encoding DUF4365 domain-containing protein, giving the protein MATAQPERGGLLPERPGPHRGTLATTACMETLQVGYLHAVAAAAGCSLSQPFPDNGIDWHVSHSAPGHTVDDEVTIKVQLKCTYQIAPRPPGRFFSFTLDNDHLRKLARTPVSVHKILVVMLVPRSQDDWLRASHDRLDLRHCCYWVNLAGHPVTGRHRTTVRIPTSRIFDDRALCEIMTRVGTGGRP